One window from the genome of Epinephelus moara isolate mb chromosome 21, YSFRI_EMoa_1.0, whole genome shotgun sequence encodes:
- the mul1a gene encoding mitochondrial ubiquitin ligase activator of nfkb 1-A, whose translation MDGLPVTMTEAVCLGASLALSGVCYYLYRKSRTTLDKLDDAPHFTIDDKLKDILKVTPGACLQYAVIEGAVQPVGEPLTSPFQKEFLGVLQKFMLKEHRLVWNSLSRSWTDNERVLHQRVNAVPFVLVGSNETAVKVLCPLQASGLYMETTHEKFHQVNYGFGDIIGQYLSGEKLKGQLETEEMLKVGATLTGIGELILDTDGTLNLRPPSNGSQYFLSITDFETLRGEQESTSVIWKALAITFSLAGAAVLLWVGRRYYHQLKVRWEREQERREFERLRAEAPRAHAPVTGREAPQDGAEEPLENACVICLCQPRNCILLDCGHVCCCHSCYQALPHRRCPICRQDISRVVPLYHV comes from the exons ATGGATGGACTTCCTGTGACGATGACAGAGGCAGTGTGTCTCGGGGCCAGCCTTGCCCTCTCAGGCGTCTGCTACTATCTCTATAGGAAGAGCCGGACGACACTAGATAAACTTGAT GATGCTCCACACTTCACCATTGATGACAAactcaaagacattttaaaagttaCTCCAGGAGCATGTCTACAGTATGCTGTCATTGAAG GTGCTGTGCAACCAGTGGGCGAGCCTCTGACAAGCCCCTTCCAAAAAGAGTTTCTCGGAGTGTTGCAGAAATTCATGTTGAAAGAACACAGGCTGGTGTGGAACAGCCTTTCACGCTCTTG GACGGACAATGAACGAGTCTTGCACCAGAGAGTGAATGCAGTGCCCTTTGTGTTAGTGGGGTCAAATGAGACCGCCGTCAAAGTCCTGTGCCCTTTGCAGGCCTCCGGACTGTATATGGAGACCACCCATGAGAAGTTCCACCAGGTCAATTATGGCTTTGGTGACATCATAGGACAATACCTCAGTGGAGAGAAGCTCAAAggacaactggagactgaagaAATGCTCAAA GTTGGCGCAACTCTTACTGGCATCGGTGAGTTGATACTGGACACGGACGGCACCCTGAATCTCCGACCCCCTTCGAATGGCTCACAGTACTTTTTGAGCATTACGGACTTTGAAACCCTGCGGGGAGAACAAGAGAGCACGTCTGTTATATGGAAGGCGCTGGCCATCACTTTTTCTTTGGCAGGGGCAGCCGTCCTCCTCTGGGTCGGCCGACGCTACTACCATCAACTAAAAGTTCGCTGGGAGCGGGAGCAGGAAAGGAGGGAATTTGAGAGACTACGGGCTGAAGCCCCAAGAGCACATGCTCCAGTGACGGGCCGCGAGGCCCCTCAAGACGGGGCAGAAGAACCCTTAGAGAATGCTTGTGTGATCTGCCTCTGTCAGCCACGGAACTGTATTCTGTTGGACTGCGGGCATGTGTGCTGCTGCCACAGCTGCTACCAGGCTCTTCCACACCGTCGATGCCCCATATGTAGACAGGACATCAGTAGAGTGGTGCCTCTCTACCACGTCTGA
- the alg3 gene encoding LOW QUALITY PROTEIN: dol-P-Man:Man(5)GlcNAc(2)-PP-Dol alpha-1,3-mannosyltransferase (The sequence of the model RefSeq protein was modified relative to this genomic sequence to represent the inferred CDS: inserted 1 base in 1 codon), translating to MTTLRDDVTXRMSVAASFHVSPSVAYTAEMAGGVRRKSPSSPSPLWGKLHTLWQDKHLVLFKTEYTLLVVSVLWFLEIGINVWVIQKVAYTEIDWKAYMDEVEGVINGTYDYTELKGDTGPLVYPAGFVYIFTALYYITSHGVNIRLAQYLFAAFYLITLLLVFRIYYRTKKVPPYVFFFVCCASYRIHSIFVLRLFNDPVAMMLLFGAVNLFMDGYWTLGCGVYSLAVSVKMNVLLFAPGLLFLLLSEFGLIRTIPKLSLCAAIQLLLGLPFLLENPIGYMTRAFDLGRQFMFKWTVNWRFLPEWLFLNRYFHILLLAAHLLALLLFALRRWKRPGENIFEILKEPSKRKIPAQKSTVDQIVLILFTSNFIGMCFSRSLHYQFYVWYFHTLPYLLWSGGVKKLAHLLRVLILGLIELSWNTYPSTNSSSAALHVCHLIILLCLWLAPPLPSVPAETQEHTAVKDKRQ from the exons ATGACTACGTTGCGTGATGACGTAA TGCGCATGTCAGTTGCGGCCTCTTTCCACGTCTCTCCGTCCGTAGCTTACACCGCCGAGATGGCAGGAGGTGTGCGGAGAAAGTCTCCCAGTTCTCCGTCCCCGCTGTGGGGGAAACTCCACACACTGTGGCAGGACAAACATTTGGTCCTGTTCAAGACGGAGTACACGTTACTGGTCGTCTCAGTTCTGTGGTTCCTGGAGATCGGGATCAATGTGTGGGTCATACAGAAAGTAGCAT ACACTGAAATAGACTGGAAAGCCTACATGGATGAAGTAGAGGGAGTCATCAACGGTACCTACGACTACACAGAGCTTAAAGGAGACACCGGCCCCTTGGT GTACCCGGCTGGCTTTGTCTACATCTTCACAGCTCTCTACTACATCACCAGCCATGGGGTGAACATCCGTCTGGCTCAGTATCTTTTCGCTGCTTTCTACCTCATCACGCTGCTGCTTGTCTTCAGGATTTATTATCGTACTAAGAAG GTTCCTCCCTACGTGTTCTTCTTTGTGTGCTGTGCGTCGTATCGGATCCACTCCATCTTTGTGCTGCGTCTCTTTAATGATCCAGTGGccatgatgctgctgtttggAGCCGTTAACCTCTTCATGGATGGATACTGGACTCTGGGCTGCGGCGTTTACAG TTTAGCAGTGTCTGTGAAGATGAATGTGCTCCTTTTTGCACCGGGACTacttttcctcctcctgtctgaGTTCGGTCTCATCAGGACAATCCCCAAACTGTCTCTGTGTGCGGCCATACAG CTTTTGCTGGGTCTGCCTTTCCTCCTGGAGAATCCCATCGGTTACATGACCCGGGCGTTCGATCTTGGCCGTCAGTTTATGTTCAAGTGGACGGTCAACTGGCGCTTCCTGCCAGAATGGCTCTTCTTGAATCGGTACTTTCACATACTCCTGCTGGCTGCCCACCTGCTCGCCCTGCTGCTCTTTGCTCTGCGCCGTTGGAAGAG GCCAGGAGAAAACATCTTCGAAATCCTCAAGGAGCCGAGCAAGAGAAAAATCCCCGCTCAGAAAAGCACTGTTGAT cagataGTGCTGATTCTGTTCACCTCTAACTTCATCGGCATGTGCTTCAGTCGTTCGTTGCACTATCAGTTCTACGTCTGGTACTTCCACACATTGCCTTACCTGCTGTGGAGCGGAGGAGTCAAGAAGCTGGCCCACCTGCTGAG GGTCCTGATCCTGGGTCTGATCGAGCTTTCATGGAACACCTACCCCTCGACCAACAGCAGCTCAGCCGCACTCCACGTATGCCACCTCATcatcctcctgtgtctgtggCTGGCTCCACCGCTGCCTTCAGTCCCGGcagaaacacaagaacacacagcCGTCAAGGACAAACGCCAGTGA